One window of the Thermasporomyces composti genome contains the following:
- a CDS encoding ABC transporter ATP-binding protein, with protein MPRRWWRELTFLVRTAIRVDPWRSLGTVLEPLGALMYPLFGWFLGVVANGVLEGDTTRLVAGGLGLLVTVALHYVSSFVATGIRVRLAEQVGFALDREIAELTATLPGLEHHERADYQERLELLRQHQGILGQALNSIVSASTALVGALGTGVVLALLHPFVLLLVLFALPAFPIASIQQRWQAAAEAESAAPARLARHLRHLTTDREAAMEMRVFGLQREILSRLDAAWATARRPLHRATAKETLTGTLRSLSFAIGFALAVGFVLWQATRGAASAGEVITAVIVCQRVQNQVLGPAYSIAGLGRVLRAAGRLLWLKDYAREVTARRRGDQPAPERLSDGIRFEGVSFRYPGTGSWALRDVTLHIPAGSVVALVGENGAGKTTLVKLLSRMYEPTEGRILVDGVDLRDIDPLAWRARLSAAFQDFTRFEFLARQTVGVGDLPRLDDVSAVEAALERAGATDVLPALPTGGDTQLGASWPDGVDLSTGQWQKLALGRALMRDRPLVVFFDEPTASLDAPTEHALFERYAEASRSGTEDGRITVLVSHRFSTVRSADLIVVVDDGRVREWGRHDELMARSGLYAELYSLQANSYR; from the coding sequence CGGCGTCGTCGCCAACGGCGTGCTCGAAGGCGACACCACCAGACTCGTCGCCGGCGGGCTCGGTTTGCTCGTCACCGTCGCCCTCCACTACGTCTCAAGTTTCGTGGCCACCGGCATCAGGGTCCGGTTGGCGGAGCAGGTGGGTTTCGCCCTCGATCGCGAGATCGCCGAGCTCACCGCGACGCTCCCAGGCCTCGAGCATCACGAGCGCGCCGACTACCAGGAGCGCCTCGAGCTCCTGCGGCAGCATCAAGGCATCCTCGGCCAAGCCCTCAACAGCATCGTCTCGGCGAGTACCGCGCTGGTGGGTGCCCTCGGCACCGGTGTCGTCTTGGCGCTCCTCCACCCGTTCGTCCTGCTGCTCGTCTTGTTCGCGCTGCCGGCCTTCCCGATCGCGTCCATCCAGCAGCGCTGGCAGGCCGCGGCCGAAGCCGAGTCAGCCGCACCCGCCCGGCTGGCACGACACCTGCGTCACCTGACGACTGACCGCGAGGCCGCCATGGAGATGCGTGTCTTCGGCTTGCAGCGCGAGATCTTGTCGCGCCTCGACGCGGCGTGGGCCACAGCGCGCCGGCCGCTCCACCGAGCGACCGCCAAGGAGACCTTGACGGGGACCCTGCGCTCCTTGTCCTTCGCGATCGGGTTCGCGCTCGCGGTGGGATTCGTCCTGTGGCAGGCGACGCGAGGCGCGGCGAGCGCGGGGGAGGTGATCACCGCCGTCATCGTGTGCCAGCGTGTCCAGAACCAAGTCCTTGGACCCGCCTACAGCATCGCGGGCCTCGGTCGCGTCCTCCGCGCCGCTGGACGCCTGCTGTGGCTGAAGGACTACGCGAGGGAGGTCACAGCTCGCCGTCGGGGCGATCAGCCCGCGCCGGAGCGGCTGTCCGACGGGATACGGTTCGAGGGGGTGTCGTTCCGGTATCCCGGAACCGGCTCCTGGGCCCTCCGGGACGTGACGCTCCACATCCCCGCGGGCAGCGTGGTCGCGCTCGTGGGAGAGAACGGCGCGGGGAAGACGACGCTCGTCAAACTGCTCAGCCGCATGTACGAGCCCACGGAGGGCCGCATCCTCGTCGACGGTGTCGACCTGCGCGACATCGACCCCCTTGCCTGGCGAGCGCGTTTGTCCGCGGCGTTCCAGGACTTCACCCGCTTCGAGTTCCTCGCCAGGCAGACCGTCGGCGTGGGAGACCTTCCCCGCCTGGATGACGTCTCCGCGGTCGAGGCCGCGCTCGAGCGGGCCGGCGCGACCGACGTCCTGCCAGCCCTGCCCACGGGTGGGGACACCCAGCTCGGCGCCAGCTGGCCGGACGGGGTGGACCTGTCCACAGGCCAGTGGCAGAAGCTCGCACTCGGCCGAGCGCTCATGCGCGACCGACCGCTCGTGGTGTTCTTCGACGAACCGACGGCGAGCCTTGACGCGCCGACCGAGCACGCGCTGTTCGAGCGCTACGCCGAGGCCAGCCGATCGGGCACGGAGGACGGGCGCATCACCGTCTTGGTGTCGCATCGGTTCTCGACAGTGCGGTCCGCCGACCTCATCGTCGTCGTCGATGACGGACGGGTCAGGGAGTGGGGTCGGCACGACGAGCTCATGGCCCGATCCGGCCTCTACGCCGAGCTGTACTCCCTGCAGGCCAACTCCTACCGCTGA
- a CDS encoding response regulator encodes MAESHSTTRSGQIRVFVLDDHEVVRRGVRDLLDAEPDITVVGEAETAQQALARIPALRPNVAVLDVRLPDGDGVSVCRDLRSTMPELACLMLTSFDDEDALLDAIMAGAAGYVLKQIKGADLVTAVRTVASGQSMLDPSATARVMARLRGEKPDEPEPDALAQLTTREREILELIGEGLTNREIGQRLFLAEKTVKNYVSRLLAKLGVERRIQAALLATELSGR; translated from the coding sequence ATGGCTGAGAGTCACTCGACGACTAGGAGCGGGCAGATTCGGGTGTTCGTGCTCGACGACCACGAGGTCGTCCGGCGTGGAGTGCGGGATCTCTTGGACGCGGAGCCGGACATCACCGTGGTCGGCGAAGCGGAAACCGCCCAGCAGGCGCTGGCCCGGATTCCGGCGCTACGCCCGAACGTCGCGGTCCTCGATGTCAGACTCCCCGACGGTGACGGGGTGAGTGTCTGCCGGGATCTGCGGTCCACCATGCCGGAGCTGGCGTGCCTCATGCTCACGTCGTTCGACGACGAGGACGCGCTGTTGGACGCGATCATGGCAGGAGCCGCGGGCTATGTGCTGAAGCAGATCAAGGGCGCGGACCTCGTCACCGCCGTGCGCACGGTGGCGTCTGGCCAGTCGATGCTCGACCCGAGCGCGACCGCGAGGGTCATGGCGAGGCTGCGCGGTGAGAAGCCGGACGAACCGGAGCCGGACGCGCTCGCGCAGCTCACCACGCGCGAACGCGAGATTCTCGAGCTCATTGGAGAGGGTCTGACGAACCGGGAGATCGGCCAGCGTCTCTTCCTCGCCGAGAAGACGGTGAAGAACTACGTCTCGCGGCTGCTCGCCAAGCTCGGTGTCGAGCGTCGGATCCAGGCGGCGCTCCTGGCTACCGAGCTCAGCGGACGTTGA
- a CDS encoding pyridoxamine 5'-phosphate oxidase family protein codes for MRHRNGIRELDRHECLRRLPSVPIGRIVYTHRALPAVLPVNFSLDDDFAVVIRTAGTSRFARAVDGVVVAFEADAFDTHRHCGWSVVVTGRAFIVTDPVEQERLRRTGPTSWAPTPDDMFVRIEAELVSGREIYPLEPPREGARERLEGGNPLTPSRL; via the coding sequence ATGCGCCATCGCAACGGTATCCGCGAGTTGGATCGGCACGAGTGCCTGCGTCGACTCCCCAGCGTGCCCATCGGCCGGATCGTCTACACCCACCGGGCGCTCCCGGCCGTCCTGCCCGTCAACTTCTCGCTCGACGACGACTTCGCCGTCGTCATTCGCACCGCCGGGACCTCCCGCTTCGCCCGGGCTGTCGACGGGGTGGTCGTGGCGTTCGAGGCCGACGCGTTCGACACGCACCGCCACTGCGGTTGGAGCGTGGTCGTGACGGGGCGCGCCTTCATCGTCACCGACCCTGTCGAGCAGGAGCGTCTTCGCCGCACGGGCCCCACGTCCTGGGCCCCGACGCCCGACGACATGTTCGTGCGGATCGAGGCTGAGCTGGTCAGCGGCCGAGAGATCTACCCCCTCGAGCCGCCACGTGAGGGCGCCCGCGAGCGACTCGAGGGCGGGAACCCGCTCACACCGTCTCGCCTCTGA
- a CDS encoding GAF domain-containing sensor histidine kinase gives MKSDIGVSERLRHLRLDQLLDELRVRIDAARGTRDRMRGLLEAVLSVGRDLELNDVLHRIVEAAAELVDAQYGALGVLDPAGDRIVSFVFTGLSDEEAAAIGRYPSGHGVLGELIRQQVPLRLDDVRSHPASSGFPPGHPPMRSFLGVPVRVHGKAFGNLYLAEKRGGVPFDEEDEAVLSTLAVAAGVAIDNARLYETVTMRERWLAASGEVTRSLLSGAPRAEVLELIAERALGITTADLALVAMPMGEADALTVELAIGRDADELRGRVVPIGDGLLGEAYSSKAPVTVDDLQQESGATTEGLPLDGFGPALAVPIGTGERVDGVLLLARDTAAQPFLVEHIEPLEHFAGQAAVALELAERRRDSEQIAILEDRDRIARDLHDLAIQRLFATGMTLQSAARLIDHPGAVERVQRAVDDLDETIKIIRSTIFGLRAREQGGDQGLRARAVRAVQDASSVLGFAPSLRLEGLLDTQVSRAVADHTLAVLGEALTNVARHAKASHVDVSLRATAEEVVLTVADDGVGMSPNGRRSGLRNIAQRAEELGGTLELDSAPGQGTRLTWRVPIGG, from the coding sequence GTGAAGAGCGACATCGGTGTCAGCGAGCGGTTGCGCCACCTGCGGCTCGACCAGCTGCTGGACGAACTCCGCGTCCGGATCGACGCCGCTCGTGGCACCCGCGACCGGATGCGCGGCCTGCTCGAAGCAGTCCTGTCCGTCGGTCGCGACCTGGAGCTGAACGACGTCCTCCACCGCATCGTCGAAGCGGCGGCGGAGCTCGTGGACGCGCAGTACGGAGCCCTGGGTGTCCTCGACCCGGCCGGCGACCGCATCGTGTCCTTCGTGTTCACCGGCCTGTCCGACGAGGAGGCCGCCGCGATCGGCCGGTACCCCTCAGGACACGGCGTCTTGGGCGAGCTGATCCGCCAGCAGGTGCCACTGCGGCTCGACGACGTCCGCAGCCATCCCGCCTCGTCCGGCTTCCCGCCTGGTCATCCGCCCATGCGGAGCTTCCTCGGTGTGCCCGTCCGGGTGCACGGCAAGGCGTTCGGCAACCTCTACCTCGCTGAGAAGCGCGGGGGCGTGCCGTTTGACGAGGAGGACGAGGCGGTCCTCAGCACGCTCGCGGTGGCGGCGGGGGTCGCGATCGACAACGCACGGCTCTACGAGACCGTCACCATGCGCGAGAGGTGGCTCGCCGCGAGTGGTGAGGTGACGAGGAGCCTGCTCTCCGGCGCTCCTCGCGCGGAGGTGCTGGAGCTGATCGCGGAACGCGCGCTCGGCATCACGACCGCGGACCTGGCACTCGTCGCCATGCCGATGGGCGAGGCCGACGCCTTGACGGTGGAGCTCGCGATCGGCCGGGATGCGGACGAGCTGCGTGGTCGAGTGGTTCCGATCGGTGACGGGCTGTTGGGTGAGGCGTACTCGAGTAAGGCGCCCGTCACAGTGGACGATCTCCAGCAGGAGTCGGGTGCGACGACGGAAGGGCTCCCGCTCGACGGGTTCGGCCCCGCGCTGGCGGTGCCGATCGGAACGGGGGAGCGCGTCGACGGTGTGCTCCTGCTGGCCCGAGACACGGCCGCACAGCCCTTCCTCGTCGAGCACATCGAGCCGCTCGAGCACTTCGCGGGGCAAGCGGCCGTCGCCCTGGAGCTCGCCGAACGGCGCCGGGACAGCGAGCAGATCGCGATCCTGGAGGACCGGGATCGAATCGCGAGGGACCTCCACGACTTGGCGATTCAGCGTCTCTTCGCGACCGGAATGACGCTGCAGAGCGCGGCCCGCCTCATCGACCACCCCGGGGCGGTGGAGCGTGTGCAGCGGGCGGTCGACGACCTCGATGAGACGATCAAGATCATTCGTTCCACCATCTTCGGCTTGCGTGCGCGTGAGCAGGGCGGCGACCAAGGGCTGCGCGCTCGCGCGGTCCGTGCCGTCCAGGACGCGTCGAGCGTCCTCGGGTTCGCGCCCTCGCTGCGGTTGGAAGGACTGCTGGATACCCAGGTGTCCCGGGCGGTGGCCGACCACACGCTCGCCGTGTTGGGCGAGGCGCTGACCAACGTCGCCCGGCACGCGAAGGCGAGCCACGTCGACGTGAGCCTGCGGGCGACCGCCGAGGAGGTCGTCCTCACCGTCGCCGATGACGGCGTGGGCATGTCACCGAACGGTCGCCGCAGCGGCCTGCGCAACATCGCCCAGCGAGCCGAGGAGCTGGGTGGGACGCTGGAGCTGGACAGCGCGCCTGGTCAAGGCACTCGGCTCACCTGGCGGGTGCCGATCGGCGGCTGA